The Phaeodactylum tricornutum CCAP 1055/1 chromosome 6, whole genome shotgun sequence region GTTTCTTGCCGACGGACCGTGATTCTGGGAGAGTCCGTGGCTTTTGCTTCGTCACAATGCCGGCCAAacaagcggaagaagcctGTGCCAAGTTGAACGGCTACGAACTCGACGGACGTGCTCTCCGAGTTAACGAAGCCCAGCCAAAGGGAtctggtggtggcggcggcggaggaGGTCGTGGTGGCTacggtggcggtggaggcTACGatggtggcggcggtggataCGGAGGTGGTGGCTACAGTGGTGGCGGCGGAGGTGGATACGAAGATCGTGGTATGTATCCACTGTAGAGGGCACGGGCGTGTTTCTGACCCGTATATCCTTTTCTAATCAACACTTTTGTCTTGTGTTTGCAGGTGGTTACGGAGGCGGCGGAGgtcgcggtggtggtggtggctaCGGAGGCGGCGGTGGCTACGAAGATCGCGGTACGTAAGATGGAGACATTGGCAGACTCGACGGGTGTGGCTGTGCCGGATTTCGGAAGACTGATACTCACGGTTGGTGGTGTTTAACGAAAGGCGGTTATGGTGGAGGCCGAGGTGGATACGGCGGAGGTTACGGAGGTGGATACGACGATCGCGGTAGGCTTTTGACGATGCTGCCTTCGTTGAGTGACGGCATGAAAGTTTTGTTTCTTTACTCACGCTTCTTTCTTCCTATTGCTTTTGTAAAAAAAGGTGGCTATGGCGGTGGCGGCCGAGGAGGTGGCGGTAAGTCAAGAGATTATGCGTCCTAGACGTTTCCATTTCAGGTTAATTTGTCGGGGATATCAAGCCATTTGAAGAACTAATCGACAAGCGCGTCTCCAAGATCCTCAATAGCAATTGAAGGAAGCCATTGGTTTCTcgcatgaagaagaaaccggGTCTTTTTCGTATCGCGCACGGCTCTAAAGGCCTCGGAAGTATCGCTGGTCGAAAAATGTCCGTGGCTGTTTTTGATTGCGGCGTTTGCTTATTGGTGGACGGGAAGGCTCTTTATTCTACTCCAAGCGCATGTTCTTTCGATTTTCGTCGGGCACGAAATCTCATGGCAACTGAAGTCTACCTTGTCAAGTAGAGTTTTCACTGTTTCGCTCCAGTTGATCTCCGAGCCGAGATGGCGGCTGTTCTACACTGCTGAATGTTATGTATGGATCTTTTTAAGGACTATCGGGAACGCCCCTTGTTGGTCGGTATTAGTAGACGCGTGGTGCTGTCCTATGCTCGATTCAGCAAGTGTAAGTCGACAAGAAAGCTTTATTGCTATGAAGGCGCCTCCAGAAGCTTCAGCAATTCTATAACTCAAGATAAATCCTCAAGATCCCGTTCATTGTATCCCCGACAAAATGTTCAATACTTCCTGACCCATTGTTTGTCAATTGAGTGTGTCAAAGATTCTAAAATAtgttttttttctttctatAGGAGGCTATGGCGGTGGAGGCGGAGGCGGAAATTATGATGACCGTGGAGGCTATGGaggcggcggtggcggtggctACAATGATCGGTATTAAATATGCGGCTGCGGGGTTTACCTTTTCAGCATGAAACTTTCAGCAACTTAATGACGGCTGTCGATAGCGATGTTAGGATTTCGACACAATAGATTGTTTACGGCATGGCATTTTCAGTTCTTTGGATTCACTTAGTTTTGCTCGGTCCATGTTGTAAAGGATGAGGTTTTCTGCTGTACAAGCTCTCGTGTGAAGGGTCTGCTTTTTTGTGCGCCACAGCTCCGTTATGGAGATTAGTTTTGGAGACTCAAAAATCAACTTTGTTTGGGGCACCAGCGTGAATATTTCCAGATGAACACGATTCACGGAGGATGAGCCTATTGTTTCTAGAGGTAGACAGAGGCGTACTACTTTCGAATCTTTGTACAACTTTTGTAGGGAGACTTATACATGTCGGAGAGATTGACATTCTGCCAAATCATCGTTGTTGTATCCACCAGCTGCTTAAACTTCCAACAATTGCTGAGCTTCCGATACAAGCTCAGTTGACATCCGCGCTTTTTCCATACCGGCAAACTCCTGCTCAATTTCCTCCAAGGACAAACCTTTTGTTTCTGGTACACGAGTTGCAACAAAAAAGATGCTGTCAAGTGGAACAATCGTTTGACAATGTGTTAGAATGAAAGAGATACCACGGACATTATCTGGGACCATACACTTGTCCGGCTCACTTACCTGTACGCTGTAAGTATACCAAATAATGCAAACGTGAAGCTCAATCCAATGACTTCTTGCAACAGCGGAACTCCAAACTGGACTGCAGTGTTAAGCAAAAAGTTCATTTGTACAGCAATAGCTACTGCTTGGCCTCGGATGCTCAAAGGATATAGTTCGCTGGTAAGGAGCCACGTGATGGGACCAAAACCCACTTGATAACCACCGATATAGACGAACATGGCCACTAAGACAGCCACTTTGGCAATATAGGTACCACCATCCagagaaaaggaaagaatAGTTAGCCCAATGAGCATTAGGGAACAGCCTGTATACAACAGCATTTTCCTTCCGTATTTTTCGACTGTGACAGCTGCCGACAGAGTCGCCAGCAACTTGAAAAGTGCGAGAAGTACGGGTGCAGAGTCCGATAATCCCGCATCTCGGAAAATTGGAGTGGCGTAGGACAAGACAGACGGTTGTCCGGTAATTTGTTGGAGTACGACAAGTCCAACGCCCGCAATGAGCGGCGCTCGGTATGACCGATGCCAGACggtcttttcttcctcttcatcgCTTAGCAACGCACACGCTTCCTCGTGTGATTGTTTCATGTTGGAAAATTCTACCTGAGCTTGCTCCTCTGTGAACACAAATTGCAGTGATTCGAGCGCTTCGTCTTCCATATTGTTCAGCATGAGCCATCGACAGCTTCTCGGAATCCTGGTTGACAATATCAGCATAAGCATCGAAAACATAGTACTCGATGCATAAATCCACGCCCATCCTCCAGTATGTTTCGAGCACGCGTATCCAATCATGTATCCGGTGAGAATACCTAGAACAATCGATGCTTCCTTGAGCGATACCAACAAACCTCGAATACTGGAAGGACCCATTTCGGCAATATATGTCGGCGCCGCATGCATCGATATGCCGATGCCGATTCCGTAAACGACTCTTCCTAAAATCAAAACAGTAATACCAAGTACTGCTCCCCAGCTGCTCGATTGGGCCGTCCAGACTTCTAGCAATGCTCCGAGGAGATACAGTAAAGATCCCAGCTGCAATTCCCGTCTTCGCCCAATCTTGTCACCGATCGCAAACGCCAGTGAACTACCAATCAAAGCACCTGCCGATCCCGATGACAGAATAGTACCGCGTAATATTGGCGAAGATAAAACAGTATGAAACCATGACACTCCAGACAAGACAGGAGACTGCATTTGGACGATGGCGTACGACGTAGCGCCAATGTCAAAACCAAAATTAAAACCGCCCAGTGCCGGGACGGCAAAAATTAGAGCTACGGCATACAGTGAGTATACTCTGTCACGATTATGATGCTGTGCAACAGGGAACGTTTGACTGCCTTGTTCCATGATACTTGACATGCAATAGAGAAAGTATGCCCTCTACCCGAACGATAGAGGAATCATTCGAATTTGGTCGAAAAGGAAATCTCGAGAATGAATCCGCTCCGGGTTTTACGTCCGTGC contains the following coding sequences:
- the TRD4 gene encoding TRD4 (contains a signal peptide, contains a tryptophan rich domain (TRD)), whose translation is PVAQHHNRDRVYSLYAVALIFAVPALGGFNFGFDIGATSYAIVQMQSPVLSGVSWFHTVLSSPILRGTILSSGSAGALIGSSLAFAIGDKIGRRRELQLGSLLYLLGALLEVWTAQSSSWGAVLGITVLILGRVVYGIGIGISMHAAPTYIAEMGPSSIRGLLVSLKEASIVLGILTGYMIGYACSKHTGGWAWIYASSTMFSMLMLILSTRIPRSCRWLMLNNMEDEALESLQFVFTEEQAQVEFSNMKQSHEEACALLSDEEEEKTVWHRSYRAPLIAGVGLVVLQQITGQPSVLSYATPIFRDAGLSDSAPVLLALFKLLATLSAAVTVEKYGRKMLLYTGCSLMLIGLTILSFSLDGGTYIAKVAVLVAMFVYIGGYQVGFGPITWLLTSELYPLSIRGQAVAIAVQMNFLLNTAVQFGVPLLQEVIGLSFTFALFGILTAYSIFFVATRVPETKGLSLEEIE
- a CDS encoding predicted protein; its protein translation is LYVGNLSFDTQEGSVRQAFEQYGTVSDCFLPTDRDSGRVRGFCFVTMPAKQAEEACAKLNGYELDGRALRVNEAQPK